The Alteribacter populi genomic sequence AGAAAAAGGATATGACATGAAAGAGTCACCATTTACGAGGCACGATGTGTATGTTGCTGATGAAGTATTCTTAACAGGGACTGCTGTTGAGGTCATTGCAGTGGTTGAAGTGGATGGTCGGAAAGTGAATGATGGAAAACCTGGCAAAGTGACCAACCACTTGTTATCGGAGTTTAGAAACCTTGCCACAGAAGATGGTGTTCAGTGTTATAAACCAGAAGAAGACCATTCAGTTGTGAGTTAAAGAACTTTACACTTAGAAAATGTAAAACGATATAGTGACGAAAACTATGACGGGAATAAAGGAATAGAATCCGTATATTCACAGAGAGCCGGGGTTGCTGGAAGCCCGGAAATATACCCTATTCCGACATCATCCCTGAGTGTTAAGCTGAACAGCACTCCCTAAGTAGGCTTAATCGGGTGTTTTAAAAATACCTGTTATCAAAACCGGAGCACTTACTCTAAGTCGCTCCATAAGACAGTATTCGTAAGGGTACTGTAAATCCGGGTGGTACCGTGAAAAGTAAAAGTCCTTTTCTCCCCGTTACTCTGCATAACGAGCAGTTTATCGGGAGAGACAAGGGCTTTTTATTTTATTATGCAACCTCATTAAATGATTTTCATTATTCTCTTAGGAGGGATGACAAGGTGAAACTAGAAGTAAAGCCCGCTTACGAAGTCACAAAATCCAAAACGGGCGCCGACCTTCTCGTTCAAGCATTAAAAGAAGAGAACGTTGACACAGTATTTGGATACCCGGGAGGTGCTGTCTTACCGATCTATGACGCTATTTATCGAGCGAAGGATGCCTTCGAACATATTCTTACGCGCCATGAGCAAGGAGCTATCCATGCGGCTGAAGGCTATGCTCGAGTATCAGGGAAACCGGGTGTTGTGATGGCCACATCAGGGCCTGGCGCCACAAACCTCGTTACTGGAATTGCTGATGCAATGATGGATTCTTTGCCACTTGTCATATTCACCGGCCAGGTCGCCCGCACAGTTATCGGAACAGATGCCTTTCAAGAGGCTGATGTAATGGGAATTACAACACCGATTACAAAACAAAACTATCAGGTTCAATCTGTGAGTGACCTTCCTAGAATTGTCAAAGAAGCATTTCACATTGCTGGAACCGGTCGTCCAGGTCCAGTCGTTGTCGATATTCCGAAAGATATCTCGGCCAACCAGTGCAAAGACCACTATGACACAGCTTTTTACTTGCCTGGGTATCAGCCGACGACAAAGCCTAACCCGCTACAAATTAAAAAGCTAGCAGACGCGCTTTCTCAAGCGAAGAAACCAGTTATTCTATCAGGTGCAGGAGTTATGCACGGTAAAGCTTCCAGCTCACTAAAACGATTCGCTGAAAAACATTCTATACCGGTCACTACTACCCTGCTCGGATTAGGAAGCTTTCCAGGAAACAGCCCCCTCTCTCTCGGAATGGCAGGGATGCATGGAACCTATTCTGCAAACATGGCTCTCTATGAATGTGACTTACTCATTAACATTGGAGCTCGGTTTGATGACCGGTTAACCGGAAATCTTCAGCACTTTGCGCCACAAGCGACTGTAGCACATATTGATATCGACCCCGCAGAAATCGGTAAAAATGTGTCGACGCAAATCCCGATCGTAGCTAACGCCGATGACGCTCTTAAAGATCTACACAACCAAGCTACCCAATCACCAGATCACGGCGCCTGGCTCGATTCCTTGAACAATAATAATAAAAACTACCCTCTTTGGTACAACAATCCAGAGCAGGAGATGTGCCCACAGTGGTTAATTAAGACTGTCCATAAGGTTACAAACGGAGAAGCGATCGTAACGACAGATGTCGGCCAGCATCAAATGTGGGCTGCACAGTATTATACCTTTAACGAACCTAACCGCTGGGTCACTTCTGGAGGGCTTGGAACGATGGGATTTGGTTTTCCTGCAGCTATTGGCGCTCAACTTGCCGACCCTAAACGAGCAGTTGTCGCAGTTGTCGGGGACGGAGGGTTTCAAATGACCATGCAGGAGCTGTCTGTCCTGCAAGAAAAGAACCTTCCCGTTAAAGTAATCATCGTCAATAACGAAGCTCTCGGGATGGTTCGACAATGGCAGGAAGCCTTTTATGAGAAGCGTTATTCTGAGTCATTACTCCATGTCCAACCAGACTTTGTAAAACTAGTTGAAAGCTATCAAATCCGTGCATTTAAAATTACTTATCAAGATGAGCTTGTCCGGATTCTACCTGAAGTTTTCGCTTATGATGGCCCTGTCGTCTTGGATTGCCGGGTTCTTCAGGAGGAAAACGTCTATCCAATGATCGCACCAGGTAAAGGTCTGCACGAGATGATAGGGGTGAAACCATGAAACGAATTATTACTGCTCTAGTGCACAATCGAAGTGGTGTCCTCAATCGCCTTACTGGTTTACTACAGAGACGTCAGTTCAATATTGAAAGTATCTCTGTAGGCCGTACTGAAACCGAGGGGATTTCTAAGATGACATTTGTTGTTGAAATTGCCGATGAACAAAAGCTAGAACAACTTACCAAGCAGCTACACAAACAAATCGACGTATTAAAAGTCTCGGATATTACAGATAAAGCAATTGTTTCCCGTGAGCTTGCGCTAATCAAGGTTGTGAGCAGCGCTCAGCTAAGAAACGAAATGAATGGAATTATCGAACCGTTTCGGGCTTCCATCATTGACGTAAGTAAAGAAAGTCTCTCCATACAAGTAACAGGAAAGCCTGAAAAAATAGAAGCACTAGTTGATCTGCTTCGTCCCTATGGCATAAAAGAAATTGCCCGTACTGGGTTAACTGCATTTTTACGAGGGCAACAGCCTGCTGTTACTGAGTTAACTTCTTATTCTTTATTAAAATAAACTTTTATTTGAAAGGATGATCCACAATGGCAAAGGTACTTTATCACAATGACATTCAAGAAGAGGTTTTAAAAACAAAGAAAATCGCTGTAATCGGTTATGGCTCTCAAGGACACGCACACGCACTCAATTTAAAGGAAAGTGGTTTTGATGTTGTAGTCGGTCTGCGAAAAGGAAAGTCGTGGGATATGGCTGTAGAAGATGGTGTTCAAGTAGGGTCTGTCGCAGAAGCTACCGCACAAGCAGATGTCGTCATGGTCCTGCTCCCAGATGAGCTTCAACCGAAAGTGTACGAAGAAAGTATTAAGCCTAACCTTTACGAAGGAAATGCCCTCGTATTTGCCCATGGCTTTAATGTTCACTTTAACCAGGTCGTTCCTCCAGCTGACGTTGATGTATTTCTCGTAGCACCAAAAGGACCCGGACACCTTGTAAGACGCACATTTAGTGAAGGCGCCGGAGTCCCTGCCCTTTACGGCATCGAACAGGACTACACTGGAGAAGCAAAAAAGCTTGCTCTTGCTTATGCAAAAGGAATTGGTGCAGGACGTGCAGGCGTTCTGGAAACCTCCTTCCAAGAGGAAACAGAAACTGATCTGTTTGGAGAACAAGCCGTTCTTTGCGGAGGGCTTACAAGTCTTGTAAAAGCTGGTTTTGAGACACTGACTGAAGCAGGATATCAGCCTGAAGTTGCCTACTTTGAATGCTTACACGAACTAAAATTGATTGTTGACCTTATGTATGAAGGTGGTCTTGAAGGGATGCGTTACTCCATCTCGGATACCGCGCAATGGGGTGATTTTGTTTCGGGACCACGCGTCGTAAATGAAGAGACAAAAGCACGAATGAAAGAGGTACTAAACGATATCCAAACAGGCGTTTTTGCTAAAGGTTGGATCCTCGAAAACCAAGCAAATCGTCCCCAATTCAATGCTGTTAATAAAAAAGAAGCCGAGCACGAAATTGAAAAGGTTGGTCGAGAACTTCGGGAGCTGATGCCATTTGTAAAGAAATCTGCAAAAGCCGATAAAAAGGAAGTGGTCTCAAATGCCCCACGTTAACGTCTTTGATACTACCCTTCGTGATGGCGAGCAGTCACCAGGTGTAAATATTAATAAACTTGAAAAACTCGAAATTGCTAAACACCTCGAGCGACTAGGTGTAGATATTATGGAGGCTGGATTCCCAGCCTCCTCCCAAGGAGATTTCGAAGCAGTCAAAGCTATTGCCCAAACGATTAAAGGTGCATCAGTGACGGGTCTTGCACGCGCTAAAAAATCAGATATCGATACAGCCTGGGAGGCATTGAAGGATGCTAGTGAACCTCGGTTGCATATATTCCTTGCTACCTCCCCTATTCATATGACACATAAACTTAAGAAGGCACCGGAAGAAGTCGCCACGCAAGCTGTGGAAATGGTCTCATATGCAAAACAAAAATTTTCCCATGTTGAGTGGTCAGCTGAAGATGCTACCCGCTCTGACATCGACTTTCTTGTTTATATCATTGAAAAAGTCATCGATGCAGGGGCTACGGTCATTAACTTACCGGATACGGTTGGCTATACAACACCGGAAGAATACGGACTTCTTTTCAGAACCATAAGGGATCGTGTCCCAAACATCGATAAGGTTGCCCTCTCTGCCCACTGTCATGACGATTTGGGAATGGCTGTTGCCAACACGATCGCCGCCGTTGAAAATGGTGCCACTCAAATTGAGGGTACAATCAATGGGATCGGTGAACGTGCTGGCAATGCCGCACTGGAAGAGATCGCAGTTGCCTTGAATATCCGCCAAGATCAGTACCCTTATACAACCAACCTAGTTTTAAAAGAAATAAAGCGTACGAGTGATCTTGTGAGTAAACTTACTGGAATGCAAATACCAGGAAATAAAGCCGTTGTCGGACGTAATGCCTTTGCCCACGAGTCCGGGATCCATCAAGATGGGGTCATCAAAAATGCATCAACCTATGAAATCATTACACCTGAGCTTGTCGGTGTAGAATCTAACAATCTCGTACTTGGTAAACATTCTGGACGACGGGCTTTTAAAGAAAAGGTTGAACAGCTAGGCTTTCAGCTTACTGACGAGAAGCTTACTGAAGCCTTTACGACTTTCAAAAAACTGACCGATCGCAAAAAAGAAATCACTGGCGATGATTTATCCGCGATCCTCACCGATATCCAAACGACGTTAACAAACGTAAAGAAATATGAACTCCGTGCTTTTCAAGTTCAGTATGGATCTTCTAATCTTCCAACAGCAACCGTCGCTTTAATGACGCCTGAAGGAGCACCGGTGGAGACCGCCCGTACTGGCCAAGGAAGTGTCGAATCCTTGTACAATACGTTGGAAGCTCTTATTGAAGAAACCATTAACCTCACAGATTTTCAATTAAACTCTGTTGGAAAAGGGCGAGATGCATTAGCCGACGTCTACGTGAAAATGACCGTTAATGGCGATGAAGTAAACGGGCGCGGAACGGCACAGGACATCTTAGAAGCTTCCGCCATAGCCTTTTTAAATGCAGTCAATCGCTTTCTCTTAAATGAACATTCGATCAAGAAAGAAATGGCTTAAATATAAACGAGGAGGTTATTTCATGAGTAAAAAAATCGTGCTTCTCCCTGGTGATGGTATCGGTAATGAAGTCATCCAGGCTGCCAAAGACGTATTAACTGCAGTAGCTGAGGAATTTAATCATACATTTTCCTATCAAACTGAAGAAATTGGAGGAAGTGCCGTGGATAATCACGGCACTCCACTCCCTAAGCAAACCGTTGACGCGTGTAAAGAAGCGGACGCGATTTTACTTGGCGCTGTAGGAGGTCCTAAATGGGACAGTTACCCTTCACATTTACGTCCTGAAAAAGGGTTGTTGGGTATTCGGAAGACTCTTGGTTTATTTGCCAACTTAAGACCTGTTAAAGGCTTCAAGCACTTACTGCATGCTTCTCCTTTAAAAGAAGACGTCGTCAATGGTAGCGACCTTCTTATTGTTCGGGAGCTTACAGGCGGGATCTATTTTGGAACTCCTAGTGAAAGACAAAATGATGGGCAATCTGTGGTAGATACTCTCGCTTATTCAAAAGAAGAAATCGAACGAATCGTTGACAAAGCCTTTCAGTGTGCCCAACTCCGCCGTAAGCACCTTACTTCTGTAGACAAAGCCAATGTCCTCGAATCGAGTAAGCTTTGGCGTGAAGTCGTTGAGGAGAAAAAAGCATCCTACCCGGATGTTGCAGTAGAGCACTTGCTTGTTGATGCTGCTGCGATGAAATTAATCACAAATCCTAACCAATTCGATGTTATTGTCACAGAGAATATGTTCGGCGACATTTTAAGTGATGAGGCCTCTGTTTTAACCGGATCTCTCGG encodes the following:
- the ilvB gene encoding acetolactate synthase large subunit; the protein is MKLEVKPAYEVTKSKTGADLLVQALKEENVDTVFGYPGGAVLPIYDAIYRAKDAFEHILTRHEQGAIHAAEGYARVSGKPGVVMATSGPGATNLVTGIADAMMDSLPLVIFTGQVARTVIGTDAFQEADVMGITTPITKQNYQVQSVSDLPRIVKEAFHIAGTGRPGPVVVDIPKDISANQCKDHYDTAFYLPGYQPTTKPNPLQIKKLADALSQAKKPVILSGAGVMHGKASSSLKRFAEKHSIPVTTTLLGLGSFPGNSPLSLGMAGMHGTYSANMALYECDLLINIGARFDDRLTGNLQHFAPQATVAHIDIDPAEIGKNVSTQIPIVANADDALKDLHNQATQSPDHGAWLDSLNNNNKNYPLWYNNPEQEMCPQWLIKTVHKVTNGEAIVTTDVGQHQMWAAQYYTFNEPNRWVTSGGLGTMGFGFPAAIGAQLADPKRAVVAVVGDGGFQMTMQELSVLQEKNLPVKVIIVNNEALGMVRQWQEAFYEKRYSESLLHVQPDFVKLVESYQIRAFKITYQDELVRILPEVFAYDGPVVLDCRVLQEENVYPMIAPGKGLHEMIGVKP
- the ilvN gene encoding acetolactate synthase small subunit is translated as MKRIITALVHNRSGVLNRLTGLLQRRQFNIESISVGRTETEGISKMTFVVEIADEQKLEQLTKQLHKQIDVLKVSDITDKAIVSRELALIKVVSSAQLRNEMNGIIEPFRASIIDVSKESLSIQVTGKPEKIEALVDLLRPYGIKEIARTGLTAFLRGQQPAVTELTSYSLLK
- the ilvC gene encoding ketol-acid reductoisomerase gives rise to the protein MAKVLYHNDIQEEVLKTKKIAVIGYGSQGHAHALNLKESGFDVVVGLRKGKSWDMAVEDGVQVGSVAEATAQADVVMVLLPDELQPKVYEESIKPNLYEGNALVFAHGFNVHFNQVVPPADVDVFLVAPKGPGHLVRRTFSEGAGVPALYGIEQDYTGEAKKLALAYAKGIGAGRAGVLETSFQEETETDLFGEQAVLCGGLTSLVKAGFETLTEAGYQPEVAYFECLHELKLIVDLMYEGGLEGMRYSISDTAQWGDFVSGPRVVNEETKARMKEVLNDIQTGVFAKGWILENQANRPQFNAVNKKEAEHEIEKVGRELRELMPFVKKSAKADKKEVVSNAPR
- a CDS encoding 2-isopropylmalate synthase, giving the protein MPHVNVFDTTLRDGEQSPGVNINKLEKLEIAKHLERLGVDIMEAGFPASSQGDFEAVKAIAQTIKGASVTGLARAKKSDIDTAWEALKDASEPRLHIFLATSPIHMTHKLKKAPEEVATQAVEMVSYAKQKFSHVEWSAEDATRSDIDFLVYIIEKVIDAGATVINLPDTVGYTTPEEYGLLFRTIRDRVPNIDKVALSAHCHDDLGMAVANTIAAVENGATQIEGTINGIGERAGNAALEEIAVALNIRQDQYPYTTNLVLKEIKRTSDLVSKLTGMQIPGNKAVVGRNAFAHESGIHQDGVIKNASTYEIITPELVGVESNNLVLGKHSGRRAFKEKVEQLGFQLTDEKLTEAFTTFKKLTDRKKEITGDDLSAILTDIQTTLTNVKKYELRAFQVQYGSSNLPTATVALMTPEGAPVETARTGQGSVESLYNTLEALIEETINLTDFQLNSVGKGRDALADVYVKMTVNGDEVNGRGTAQDILEASAIAFLNAVNRFLLNEHSIKKEMA
- the leuB gene encoding 3-isopropylmalate dehydrogenase — its product is MSKKIVLLPGDGIGNEVIQAAKDVLTAVAEEFNHTFSYQTEEIGGSAVDNHGTPLPKQTVDACKEADAILLGAVGGPKWDSYPSHLRPEKGLLGIRKTLGLFANLRPVKGFKHLLHASPLKEDVVNGSDLLIVRELTGGIYFGTPSERQNDGQSVVDTLAYSKEEIERIVDKAFQCAQLRRKHLTSVDKANVLESSKLWREVVEEKKASYPDVAVEHLLVDAAAMKLITNPNQFDVIVTENMFGDILSDEASVLTGSLGMLPSASLREDGVGLYEPVHGSAPDIAGHGVANPLAMILSTALMLRHTFHLEHEAQLIESAVKEVLDQGYHTPDLQLANGKKIGTEAMTEKIVEFIKSESASKSIMSCYA